DNA from Candidatus Woesearchaeota archaeon:
AGAGCACATGAAATGGTCGCCTGGTTGTGTCTGGTTCACCAACCAGCCGCAGATTACCGTTAATAACAATTCACCAAAACTCGACGAGTTCAAGAACAAGTACCCGCCGCAGATTTTCAACAAGGCAGGAAAAATTGACAAGAATGTGATACTCGACCTGAACCTGGTTGATGCCTGCGACAGTGTATGCGATGACGTCGTAAAAGTCGAGTACCTGCCCAATAATTTCATACTTCACATCGAGCCATTCGGCCAGCTTAGTGCAAAAGAAATGCTCACCACTGCAGTTGAGGTGATGGAAGAAAAAATCGCCGAGATGGAAAAACTCATCGAAGAATAAATAGATAGTATGTTCACATTCATATGCGGGAGTGCCGGAGCGGTCAAACGGGCTATTCAGTGCGCATGAAAGTGCGTGGTGAGCCTTGGGTTGAGGGCCTAGTAGCTTAGTGCTTACGCGGGTTCGAGTCCCGTCTCCCGCATCATTATTATCAAAAAGATCCAGATCAAAAGTGCAGGATGTGTGGCCGAGCGCAAAGCGCCGGGACTCCGAACGAAGTGAGGATGTCCCTCTTTTGGTCAAGCTTTTTTGCTTGCAAAAAAGATTGCGCAGGTTCGTCCCGTCTCCCGCATTTTATTGATCATTGATATAAAATCAAAAAATCCTGAAAACCATGGTACGAAGAACAGGCCCAACAAATGTGCATCTGCAGGAGCTCATCAAGACGCTCAAAAAAGCAGCGTTGGATAGTGAAACGCCTCTGTGGAAGCGCCTTGCCGACGAACTTGAAGCACCGTCACGGCGTCGGCGCATGGTAAACCTGTACAAGATTAGCAAGTACGCTCAAGATAATGAAATTATTGTCGTGCCGGGCAAAGTGCTCGCTACGGGCGATGTCACAAAAAAACTTGCTGTTGCCGCATGGGCATTTTCAGGCAGTGCAAAAGAAAAAATCCAGAAAGCAAAAGGCGAGGCATTCAGCATTGGGGAACTGCTCAAGCGCAACCCGAATGTGCAAAACATACGAATCATGGGATAACAAGGTAACAACAATGGCAGTAATTGACGGAACAGAACGGATTTTGGGAAGAATCGCGGCATATGCGGCAAAGCAGGCATTGCTCGGCGAAAAGGTTGACATTGTTAATTGCGAAAAGATGATTATCACCGGCTCACGCGGCCATATCATTGGAGAATATATACATAAAGTCAAGCGCGGCACACCCCGTTCAGGGCCGTTTTTCCCGCGTACGCCCCAGCGCATCGTGCGCAGAACCATCAGGGGTATGCTGCCGTGGGACAAGAACCGTGGCCGTGAAGCGTATAAATTGGTCAAATGTTATATCGGCGTGCCAGTTGGATTTGAAAAAGAAAAGCTCACTGAAGTTCCAGGTACGCACGTTTCGAAGCTCACGACCACAAAATATATAACAATCGCTGAAATTGCAAAACAAGTTGGATCAAAGGTATAATACTATGGTCAAAAAATATATTACCACATCAGGAAAGCGAAAAACCGCAACAGCCCGCGCAGTACTTAGGGCTGGCACGGGCAAGATTCGCGTAAACAAAATGCTCCTCACGGCGTATGCGCCGGAAGTAGCACGCTTATTTATCCAAGAGCCGCTGGTGCTTGCGCCGGAATATGCTGACAAGGTTGATATTGATGTTAATTTCCACGGCGGCGGCGCCATGGGCGGTGCAGAAGCATCTCGGCTTGCCATTGCCAAAGCACTCGTTGAATTTGCCGGCAAGGGAAGCAACTTGAAAGAGCGCTTCCTGCAATACGACCGCCAGCTCCTTGTTGCTGATGTGCGGCGCAAGGAAACCTGCAAACCAAACGACTCAAAGGCACGTGCCAAGCGTCAAAAATCATACCGGTGAAACCATGATCATACCTATGCGATGTGTATCCTGCGGAAAGCCAGTCGGCCACCTGTGGGAAGAATATGAAGAGAAGTCAACCAAGAAAAATGCCGACGTGAAAAAAATTCTTGATGAACTTGGTGTTGAGCGCTACTGCTGCCGAAGCACATTCCTCGGGCATGTCGAGCTGATTGACGTCGCTGCGCAGTTTAAGAAGTTTTGAGACAAAAAGTATTTAAAACAGTTTATCTTTCTTTTTTATCTGAAACCATGAAATACCGCGTACGCATATATCAGGATGAAGACGGCATGTTTGTAGCAGAATGCCCATCACTCCCCGGCTGTATTTCTCAAGGAAAAACACGCCAAGAAGCAGTTAAAAACATTACCGAAGCGATTGAGGGCTATCTGGAAAGTCTCAAAAAACACAATGAGGCAGTGCCGCCAGCAATAGAAGAAGAGATGATACACAATGCATGTTCAGCATCAGTCTAATTCTTCAAATTCGCCGGTCTTCTTGTTTTTCTTTACATTATTCCATTTGAAGAATTTTCCATTCATTGCAACATACACACCGACGGGAAGTGTTTGTACAAAAGCGAGTGCACAGCCAAGATTAAAGAGCCCGTCTGAACTGCCAAATTTGTAGGGAACCATCGCGCCGGTCAAGATGATTGTTTTTGTTTTAAGTGCTGCGCCGAGAACTTTTGCTGTTTCAGCCATCGTATCAGTTCCATGCGTGATGATGATTTTGTCTTCTTTTGTTTTTTTGACATTATCAAGAATAAGCTGTCGATCGGCAGCGCCCATATCAAGACTATCAATCATCATCAATGTCCTGAGATCCACATCAAGTTTATTTCTTCCCAGTTTTAACATTTCAGGAAGATGTGTGTCCTTAAAGAAAAGTTCGCCGTTCAGTTCGTTATATTCTTTATCAAAGGTTCCGCCGGTTATAAAGATACGAATGGTCATAACGACAAGAGGAAATTAAGGATTAATAAATCTTTGGATAAAAATGGTACTTAAAAATAATCCGGGTCATCCGAGCGGATTGTTATTTCTCGCGGCGTGCTTCTTATGGGCTGTTCAGTGCTTAGTTCGTTTGTTTTTATCGGTGCGCTGTGTACGCCTTCATTTATTTCAAGCGCCTTCCGCAGGTTCAGGTTGCCGCAGTTCAAACACGAAAAGAAGATTCCCCATTTGCCCGAGCGCATTTCCAAGGTTTTGCCGCACATGCATTTCATCTCGTTCAAAGAATAATTTTTGTGGTCGTGACACACCGGAACGTCCTGCTTGTTTTTTATAAGCGCCTGACGGCCGCAAAAAGGGCATTTTTCCAGTTTACTTTGGCCATACCGTTTTGGAATGTACATAGGTGATATCTTTGAAAGTCTTGATTTAAAAGGATAGTGGTGTTCTGCGTGAGCAAATACGAACGATAACGGAATTAGGAAGAAAGGTTAAGGCAGGATAGTGGTGCAGCAGCACGTTCAATCAAATCATCAGAGGCAAAAATCGGACGTGCACAAAAGCTTTAGCTTTTGGCATCTCAAAAATCGCAATTTTTGAAGACCCGATTTTTGCCCCACAAGAAAAGCAGAATATGAGACAGCATTTTTTCCTTGCCCGAGTTCTTGTTTGTCTTGCATAATCCGTTTTGTAATGGCTGATGAGAATATACATTCGTCAAACAAATTTTAGAAAACTAATATAAAAGAATAAAAAATTACCGTCGGTTAAACGATCCAGAACGTGCAGGCCGTGCATGGCGATTATCATGCGAACGATGCGGCCCTGCATGAGATGAATGACGCGGTGGGCCGCGATGGCTATGGCCACGATGCCCTCCTTGCCCGCCTCGGTTGAAGCCGCCTTCTCGCTGTCCTTGTCCTTCAGTCCATCGGAAGGGAACTGGCTCTACGGTAGGAACAACCTCTTTGGTGATGCTCACGTCGTTTTCACGGAGCACTCGGCGGAAATTGTCATGGTCCCTGCTGGTGAGGATGGTGATTGCTTTTCCTTCGCGGCCTGCTCGTGCTGTTCTGCCGATGCGATGGATGTATTGCTTGCCTTCTTTGGGAACGTCGTAATTGTACACGTGAGAAACACCACCAATATCAAGGCCGCGTGCTGCAACATCAGTGCAGACGAGCACGTGCACTTTTCCGGCGTGGAACTGTTTCATCACACTATTGCGCTTTGCTTGCGAAAAGCCGCCGTGAATTGGAAGTGCATCAACGCCAACGCGTTTGAGGTTGGTTGCAACAATGTCAGTTGTTCTTTGCGAATTGCAGAAGACCATAATCAGGTCAGCTTCTTCATGCTGGAGCATGTGCACCAGCAAAGAGAATTTCATGTTGTCAGGAGTGTCATAATATGATTGGGAGAGTTTAGAGGCATCAACATAGCACTCAACAGATACTTCAGCTGGGTTCTCCATGTATTTTTGCGCAAGCGATGTTATGTCGCTGGACAGCGTTGCAGAAAACAAAAGTGTCTGCCGTTTGATGGGGCAGGCGCCGATGATTCGTTCAACATCCTGAATAAAGCCCATGTCAAGCATACGGTCGGCTTCGTCGAGAACCAGTGTGGTAATGTGCCGGAGTGATAGTGTGCCGCGCTCGAGGTGGTCAATGATTCTTCCGGGCGTGCCAACAACAACATCGGCATGGCGGAGCTCACCGATTTGCGGCTGGATGGAAACGCCGCCGTAGGAAACAGCAATGCGCAGTTGTTTGAATTTTGAGAATTTTTTGAGTGAGCCGGCAACTTGTTCGGCAAGTTCGCGGGTTGGTGTCAGAATAAGTGCCTGAACACCTTTTCCGGAAATTGCGTGTTGGATAATGCCTGCGCCAAAGGCGAGTGTTTTTCCTGAACCGGTTGCCGAGCCTGCGAGAACATCGCGCCCTTGGAGAACCAGTGGTATTGCTCGTTCTTGGATTTCACTCGGCTGGGTAAAATGCTCTTCCTCAATTGCCCGAAGCAGGAAATCACTTAAGCCAAGTTTTTTGAATGGGTTTATCTGTTGATGTGTCTGTATAGTTTCCATAGGTATGCGTGCCTTTAAATTGCTTTAATGGTTAAGTGCTGTTAAGAAAAAGTCTTATTGCCGTGATGAGGCACCGCACAAGCTCTTTCTTATGACGTCACCATACTGGGTGAATATGATGAACAATGAGCCGGTCCTTTATATACCTTTCGGAAAAGGAGGGCGTGGGACAGAAATATTTTTAAGCGCATGGTTAATCACACCAAAAGTATGACAGACACCATAAACGTTGGCGTTATCGGCCATACAGGACGATTAGGCAAACCGCTCGTTGAGATGTTAGAAAGACATCCTCATTTTAAAATCGCCTATACCGAGAGTAGAACAGAAGGAACATCGGGAAATAAGAAAGATGCAGAGCTTGTTTTCTTGGCGCTTCCCAAAGGAGAGAGTGAATCATATTTACGAGATTTACGGGGAAAACGGCTCATTGATTTAAGTGTTGATCATCGAGCTGCCGAAGGATGGACTTATGGATTACCAGAATTAAATGCCGATGAAATAGCGGCTGCCAAATTGGTTGCGAATCCAGGGTGTTATGCGACGTCAGTTATTTTGGGACTGGCGCCGCTGAAGGGAAAGGTTATGCACGTTCAGGTGGCGTCAACAAGTGGTATTTCAGGAGCAGGATTACCGGTAAAAGAGACTGATAATTTTCTCACCTATGATGAAGGCATGGTCCACGGACACA
Protein-coding regions in this window:
- a CDS encoding 50S ribosomal protein L18e — protein: MVRRTGPTNVHLQELIKTLKKAALDSETPLWKRLADELEAPSRRRRMVNLYKISKYAQDNEIIVVPGKVLATGDVTKKLAVAAWAFSGSAKEKIQKAKGEAFSIGELLKRNPNVQNIRIMG
- a CDS encoding 30S ribosomal protein S9, translating into MVKKYITTSGKRKTATARAVLRAGTGKIRVNKMLLTAYAPEVARLFIQEPLVLAPEYADKVDIDVNFHGGGAMGGAEASRLAIAKALVEFAGKGSNLKERFLQYDRQLLVADVRRKETCKPNDSKARAKRQKSYR
- a CDS encoding DEAD/DEAH box helicase; its protein translation is METIQTHQQINPFKKLGLSDFLLRAIEEEHFTQPSEIQERAIPLVLQGRDVLAGSATGSGKTLAFGAGIIQHAISGKGVQALILTPTRELAEQVAGSLKKFSKFKQLRIAVSYGGVSIQPQIGELRHADVVVGTPGRIIDHLERGTLSLRHITTLVLDEADRMLDMGFIQDVERIIGACPIKRQTLLFSATLSSDITSLAQKYMENPAEVSVECYVDASKLSQSYYDTPDNMKFSLLVHMLQHEEADLIMVFCNSQRTTDIVATNLKRVGVDALPIHGGFSQAKRNSVMKQFHAGKVHVLVCTDVAARGLDIGGVSHVYNYDVPKEGKQYIHRIGRTARAGREGKAITILTSRDHDNFRRVLRENDVSITKEVVPTVEPVPFRWTEGQGQREGGFNRGGQGGHRGHSHRGPPRHSSHAGPHRSHDNRHARPARSGSFNRR
- a CDS encoding DNA-directed RNA polymerase subunit N; this encodes MIIPMRCVSCGKPVGHLWEEYEEKSTKKNADVKKILDELGVERYCCRSTFLGHVELIDVAAQFKKF
- a CDS encoding 50S ribosomal protein L13, with product MAVIDGTERILGRIAAYAAKQALLGEKVDIVNCEKMIITGSRGHIIGEYIHKVKRGTPRSGPFFPRTPQRIVRRTIRGMLPWDKNRGREAYKLVKCYIGVPVGFEKEKLTEVPGTHVSKLTTTKYITIAEIAKQVGSKV
- a CDS encoding type II toxin-antitoxin system HicB family antitoxin, producing MKYRVRIYQDEDGMFVAECPSLPGCISQGKTRQEAVKNITEAIEGYLESLKKHNEAVPPAIEEEMIHNACSASV
- a CDS encoding asparaginase domain-containing protein, with the protein product MTIRIFITGGTFDKEYNELNGELFFKDTHLPEMLKLGRNKLDVDLRTLMMIDSLDMGAADRQLILDNVKKTKEDKIIITHGTDTMAETAKVLGAALKTKTIILTGAMVPYKFGSSDGLFNLGCALAFVQTLPVGVYVAMNGKFFKWNNVKKNKKTGEFEELD